One window of the Syngnathoides biaculeatus isolate LvHL_M chromosome 11, ASM1980259v1, whole genome shotgun sequence genome contains the following:
- the mtmr7a gene encoding myotubularin-related protein 7a isoform X3, producing MEHIRLPKVEKVRLLDRMFSKRSRVGTLYLTATHTIFVENEGGFRNETWVLHSLVFSVEKQAASSSGCPLLIHCKNFQVLHFVIAQERECHDVFVSLQRLSQPERYEELYCFSYKPNVDEKERQQEWDFLDLRAEYTRMGIPNSLWKLSLVNRHYKVSDTYPAELFVPQSTTQSVITGSSKFRSRGRFPTLSYYCKENHATICRSSQPLSGFSARCLEDEQMLEAILRSNPRSDFMYVVDTRPKLNAMANRAAGKGYENEDNYSHIKFQFVAIENIHVMRSSQQKMLEVCKQRSPSMSDFLEGLESSGWLKHIKAVLDAGILIAKAIAEEGVSVLVHCSDGWDRTAQVCSVACVLLDPYYRTIKGLMVLIEKDWISFGHKFSHRCSHLVGDPKEVSPIIDQFLECVWQLMEQFPCAFEFNERFLITIHSHIYSCQYGNFIGNNQQGRVELGLQERTHSLWRYLWSNRADYTNPLYRPDQSQAQGLLRPSTAPCWFKFWGRLYNRFDHGMHPRQSVEEYLRAIKEETEQLEELLASHRRKISKLEEKQARNRTPKATYDKSPTAWFIGHDLVLANTPQDYTSGFLTSSTCQLKTPCSSLTLSPQDFSKTYDSSHSNGSDRESGIADLSCRSPFSEESTRDQDSDDDAYSAA from the exons ATGGAGCACATCCGACTTCCGAAG GTGGAGAAGGTCAGGCTGCTGGACAGAATGTTCAGCAAAAGGAGCAGGGTGGGCACCCTCTATCTCACCGCCACCCACACCATCTTCGTGGAGAATGAGGGTGGATTTCGCAATGAAACATGG gtGCTTCACAGTTTGGTTTTCAGTGTGGAGAAACAAGCGGCCTCTTCATCGGGTTGCCCCCTTCTTATACATTGTAAAAACTTCCAGGTTCTACATTTTGTCATTGCTCAAGAGCGAGAGTGCCATGATGTATTTGTGTCTCTGCAGCGGCTCTCCCAGCCAG AACGTTATGAAGAGCTGTATTGCTTTTCTTATAAACCAAATGTTGATGAGAAGGAGAGACAGCAGGAATGGGACTTCTTGGACCTCAGAGCTGAGTACACCAGAATGGGAATCCCAAACTCCCTTTGGAAACTCTCCTTAGTAAACCGGCACTACAAG gtgagTGACACTTACCCTGCTGAACTTTTTGTACCACAGTCAACAACTCAATCAGTCATCACAGGAAGCTCCAAGTTCAGAAGCAGAGGACGATTTCCAACTCTTTCATACTACTGCAAAGAAAACCAT GCCACCATCTGCCGCAGCAGCCAACCCCTTTCAGGCTTCAGTGCTCGTTGCCTGGAGGATGAGCAGATGCTGGAGGCCATACTGAGGTCCAATCCCCGCAGTGACTTCATGTATGTGGTGGACACCAGACCCAAG TTAAATGCAATGGCAAATCGAGCAGCAGGAAAAGGCTATGAAAATGAGGACAACTACTCCCACATTAAATTCCAGTTCGTCGCCATCGAGAACATCCATGTGATGAGGAGCAGCCAACAAAAAATGCTGGAAG TGTGTAAGCAGCGTTCCCCCTCCATGTCTGACTTCCTGGAAGGCCTCGAGAGCTCGGGCTGGCTGAAGCACATCAAGGCTGTGTTGGATGCAGGCATCCTCATCGCGAAG GCCATTGCAGAGGAGGGTGTCAGCGTCCTGGTTCACTGTTCAGATGGTTGGGACCGAACTGCTCAGGTGTGCTCTGTGGCCTGTGTGCTGTTGGATCCATACTACCGGACCATCAAAGGACTTATG GTTCTCATCGAGAAAGACTGGATCTCATTCGGTCACAAGTTTTCTCACAG ATGCAGCCACCTAGTTGGAGACCCCAAAGAAGTGTCTCCCATTATTGATCAGTTCTTGGAGTGTGTGTGGCAACTGATGGAGCAGTTTCCCTGCGCCTTTGAATTCAATGAAAGGTTTCTGATCACCATTCATAGCCACATCTACTCCTGCCAGTATGGCAACTTCATTGGCAACAACCAGCAGGGAAGGGTAGAACTTGG GCTCCAAGAGCGGACCCACTCTCTGTGGCGTTATCTGTGGTCAAATCGGGCAGACTACACCAACCCCTTATACAGACCAGACCAAAGCCAGGCGCAGGGACTCCTTCGGCCATCTACCGCCCCCTGTTGGTTCAA ATTTTGGGGTCGGTTGTACAACCGGTTTGATCACGGGATGCATCCTCGTCAGTCTGTAGAGGAATACCTGCGGGCCATTAAAGAGGAAACCGAACAGTTAGAGGAGCTGCTCGCCTCACACAGACGG AAAATTTCTAAACTGGAGGAGAAGCAGGCGAGGAATCGTACCCCAAAAGCCACCTATGATAAAAGCCCGACAGCCTGGTTTATTGGTCATGATCTGGTCCTGGCAAACACCCCTCAAGATTACACATCAGGCTTCCTCACCAGCAGCACCTGTCAGCTCAAGACACCATGCAGCAGCTTGACCCTCTCACCCCAAGACTTCAGCAAAACATACGACTCCAGTCACTCCAACGGCAGTGACCGTGAGTCTGGGATAGCGGATCTGAGCTGCCGTTCGCCCTTTAGCGAGGAGAGCACCAGAGATCAAGACTCTGACGATGATGCCTACTCAGCTGCCTAA
- the mtmr7a gene encoding myotubularin-related protein 7a isoform X1: MASFPQCTPRLTGHPREPPHDFCNVYNHKLWNKHPVNIEKGSSSGSHVDFIAGGRFCVSCVNCSATAVSEVEKVRLLDRMFSKRSRVGTLYLTATHTIFVENEGGFRNETWVLHSLVFSVEKQAASSSGCPLLIHCKNFQVLHFVIAQERECHDVFVSLQRLSQPERYEELYCFSYKPNVDEKERQQEWDFLDLRAEYTRMGIPNSLWKLSLVNRHYKVSDTYPAELFVPQSTTQSVITGSSKFRSRGRFPTLSYYCKENHATICRSSQPLSGFSARCLEDEQMLEAILRSNPRSDFMYVVDTRPKLNAMANRAAGKGYENEDNYSHIKFQFVAIENIHVMRSSQQKMLEVCKQRSPSMSDFLEGLESSGWLKHIKAVLDAGILIAKAIAEEGVSVLVHCSDGWDRTAQVCSVACVLLDPYYRTIKGLMVLIEKDWISFGHKFSHRCSHLVGDPKEVSPIIDQFLECVWQLMEQFPCAFEFNERFLITIHSHIYSCQYGNFIGNNQQGRVELGLQERTHSLWRYLWSNRADYTNPLYRPDQSQAQGLLRPSTAPCWFKFWGRLYNRFDHGMHPRQSVEEYLRAIKEETEQLEELLASHRRKISKLEEKQARNRTPKATYDKSPTAWFIGHDLVLANTPQDYTSGFLTSSTCQLKTPCSSLTLSPQDFSKTYDSSHSNGSDRESGIADLSCRSPFSEESTRDQDSDDDAYSAA; the protein is encoded by the exons ATGGCGTCATTTCCGCAATGCACTCCCCGGCTGACAGGTCACCCCCGTGAACCTCCCCACGACTTCTGTAATGTTTATAATCATAAGTTATGGAACAAACATCCAGTCAATATTGAAAAGGGGTCAAGTAGCGGGAGCCACGTCGACTTCATAGCCGGGGGGCGTTTCTGTGTCTCCTGTGTCAACTGCAGTGCAACTGCAGTGTCAGAG GTGGAGAAGGTCAGGCTGCTGGACAGAATGTTCAGCAAAAGGAGCAGGGTGGGCACCCTCTATCTCACCGCCACCCACACCATCTTCGTGGAGAATGAGGGTGGATTTCGCAATGAAACATGG gtGCTTCACAGTTTGGTTTTCAGTGTGGAGAAACAAGCGGCCTCTTCATCGGGTTGCCCCCTTCTTATACATTGTAAAAACTTCCAGGTTCTACATTTTGTCATTGCTCAAGAGCGAGAGTGCCATGATGTATTTGTGTCTCTGCAGCGGCTCTCCCAGCCAG AACGTTATGAAGAGCTGTATTGCTTTTCTTATAAACCAAATGTTGATGAGAAGGAGAGACAGCAGGAATGGGACTTCTTGGACCTCAGAGCTGAGTACACCAGAATGGGAATCCCAAACTCCCTTTGGAAACTCTCCTTAGTAAACCGGCACTACAAG gtgagTGACACTTACCCTGCTGAACTTTTTGTACCACAGTCAACAACTCAATCAGTCATCACAGGAAGCTCCAAGTTCAGAAGCAGAGGACGATTTCCAACTCTTTCATACTACTGCAAAGAAAACCAT GCCACCATCTGCCGCAGCAGCCAACCCCTTTCAGGCTTCAGTGCTCGTTGCCTGGAGGATGAGCAGATGCTGGAGGCCATACTGAGGTCCAATCCCCGCAGTGACTTCATGTATGTGGTGGACACCAGACCCAAG TTAAATGCAATGGCAAATCGAGCAGCAGGAAAAGGCTATGAAAATGAGGACAACTACTCCCACATTAAATTCCAGTTCGTCGCCATCGAGAACATCCATGTGATGAGGAGCAGCCAACAAAAAATGCTGGAAG TGTGTAAGCAGCGTTCCCCCTCCATGTCTGACTTCCTGGAAGGCCTCGAGAGCTCGGGCTGGCTGAAGCACATCAAGGCTGTGTTGGATGCAGGCATCCTCATCGCGAAG GCCATTGCAGAGGAGGGTGTCAGCGTCCTGGTTCACTGTTCAGATGGTTGGGACCGAACTGCTCAGGTGTGCTCTGTGGCCTGTGTGCTGTTGGATCCATACTACCGGACCATCAAAGGACTTATG GTTCTCATCGAGAAAGACTGGATCTCATTCGGTCACAAGTTTTCTCACAG ATGCAGCCACCTAGTTGGAGACCCCAAAGAAGTGTCTCCCATTATTGATCAGTTCTTGGAGTGTGTGTGGCAACTGATGGAGCAGTTTCCCTGCGCCTTTGAATTCAATGAAAGGTTTCTGATCACCATTCATAGCCACATCTACTCCTGCCAGTATGGCAACTTCATTGGCAACAACCAGCAGGGAAGGGTAGAACTTGG GCTCCAAGAGCGGACCCACTCTCTGTGGCGTTATCTGTGGTCAAATCGGGCAGACTACACCAACCCCTTATACAGACCAGACCAAAGCCAGGCGCAGGGACTCCTTCGGCCATCTACCGCCCCCTGTTGGTTCAA ATTTTGGGGTCGGTTGTACAACCGGTTTGATCACGGGATGCATCCTCGTCAGTCTGTAGAGGAATACCTGCGGGCCATTAAAGAGGAAACCGAACAGTTAGAGGAGCTGCTCGCCTCACACAGACGG AAAATTTCTAAACTGGAGGAGAAGCAGGCGAGGAATCGTACCCCAAAAGCCACCTATGATAAAAGCCCGACAGCCTGGTTTATTGGTCATGATCTGGTCCTGGCAAACACCCCTCAAGATTACACATCAGGCTTCCTCACCAGCAGCACCTGTCAGCTCAAGACACCATGCAGCAGCTTGACCCTCTCACCCCAAGACTTCAGCAAAACATACGACTCCAGTCACTCCAACGGCAGTGACCGTGAGTCTGGGATAGCGGATCTGAGCTGCCGTTCGCCCTTTAGCGAGGAGAGCACCAGAGATCAAGACTCTGACGATGATGCCTACTCAGCTGCCTAA
- the mtmr7a gene encoding myotubularin-related protein 7a isoform X4 produces MGASQFGFQCGETSGLFIGLPPSYTFGSPSQVTCLLRASAERYEELYCFSYKPNVDEKERQQEWDFLDLRAEYTRMGIPNSLWKLSLVNRHYKVSDTYPAELFVPQSTTQSVITGSSKFRSRGRFPTLSYYCKENHATICRSSQPLSGFSARCLEDEQMLEAILRSNPRSDFMYVVDTRPKLNAMANRAAGKGYENEDNYSHIKFQFVAIENIHVMRSSQQKMLEVCKQRSPSMSDFLEGLESSGWLKHIKAVLDAGILIAKAIAEEGVSVLVHCSDGWDRTAQVCSVACVLLDPYYRTIKGLMVLIEKDWISFGHKFSHRCSHLVGDPKEVSPIIDQFLECVWQLMEQFPCAFEFNERFLITIHSHIYSCQYGNFIGNNQQGRVELGLQERTHSLWRYLWSNRADYTNPLYRPDQSQAQGLLRPSTAPCWFKFWGRLYNRFDHGMHPRQSVEEYLRAIKEETEQLEELLASHRRKISKLEEKQARNRTPKATYDKSPTAWFIGHDLVLANTPQDYTSGFLTSSTCQLKTPCSSLTLSPQDFSKTYDSSHSNGSDRESGIADLSCRSPFSEESTRDQDSDDDAYSAA; encoded by the exons ATGG gtGCTTCACAGTTTGGTTTTCAGTGTGGAGAAACAAGCGGCCTCTTCATCGGGTTGCCCCCTTCTTATACATT CGGCTCTCCCAGCCAGGTGACTTGCTTGCTTCGAGCTTCTGCAG AACGTTATGAAGAGCTGTATTGCTTTTCTTATAAACCAAATGTTGATGAGAAGGAGAGACAGCAGGAATGGGACTTCTTGGACCTCAGAGCTGAGTACACCAGAATGGGAATCCCAAACTCCCTTTGGAAACTCTCCTTAGTAAACCGGCACTACAAG gtgagTGACACTTACCCTGCTGAACTTTTTGTACCACAGTCAACAACTCAATCAGTCATCACAGGAAGCTCCAAGTTCAGAAGCAGAGGACGATTTCCAACTCTTTCATACTACTGCAAAGAAAACCAT GCCACCATCTGCCGCAGCAGCCAACCCCTTTCAGGCTTCAGTGCTCGTTGCCTGGAGGATGAGCAGATGCTGGAGGCCATACTGAGGTCCAATCCCCGCAGTGACTTCATGTATGTGGTGGACACCAGACCCAAG TTAAATGCAATGGCAAATCGAGCAGCAGGAAAAGGCTATGAAAATGAGGACAACTACTCCCACATTAAATTCCAGTTCGTCGCCATCGAGAACATCCATGTGATGAGGAGCAGCCAACAAAAAATGCTGGAAG TGTGTAAGCAGCGTTCCCCCTCCATGTCTGACTTCCTGGAAGGCCTCGAGAGCTCGGGCTGGCTGAAGCACATCAAGGCTGTGTTGGATGCAGGCATCCTCATCGCGAAG GCCATTGCAGAGGAGGGTGTCAGCGTCCTGGTTCACTGTTCAGATGGTTGGGACCGAACTGCTCAGGTGTGCTCTGTGGCCTGTGTGCTGTTGGATCCATACTACCGGACCATCAAAGGACTTATG GTTCTCATCGAGAAAGACTGGATCTCATTCGGTCACAAGTTTTCTCACAG ATGCAGCCACCTAGTTGGAGACCCCAAAGAAGTGTCTCCCATTATTGATCAGTTCTTGGAGTGTGTGTGGCAACTGATGGAGCAGTTTCCCTGCGCCTTTGAATTCAATGAAAGGTTTCTGATCACCATTCATAGCCACATCTACTCCTGCCAGTATGGCAACTTCATTGGCAACAACCAGCAGGGAAGGGTAGAACTTGG GCTCCAAGAGCGGACCCACTCTCTGTGGCGTTATCTGTGGTCAAATCGGGCAGACTACACCAACCCCTTATACAGACCAGACCAAAGCCAGGCGCAGGGACTCCTTCGGCCATCTACCGCCCCCTGTTGGTTCAA ATTTTGGGGTCGGTTGTACAACCGGTTTGATCACGGGATGCATCCTCGTCAGTCTGTAGAGGAATACCTGCGGGCCATTAAAGAGGAAACCGAACAGTTAGAGGAGCTGCTCGCCTCACACAGACGG AAAATTTCTAAACTGGAGGAGAAGCAGGCGAGGAATCGTACCCCAAAAGCCACCTATGATAAAAGCCCGACAGCCTGGTTTATTGGTCATGATCTGGTCCTGGCAAACACCCCTCAAGATTACACATCAGGCTTCCTCACCAGCAGCACCTGTCAGCTCAAGACACCATGCAGCAGCTTGACCCTCTCACCCCAAGACTTCAGCAAAACATACGACTCCAGTCACTCCAACGGCAGTGACCGTGAGTCTGGGATAGCGGATCTGAGCTGCCGTTCGCCCTTTAGCGAGGAGAGCACCAGAGATCAAGACTCTGACGATGATGCCTACTCAGCTGCCTAA
- the mtmr7a gene encoding myotubularin-related protein 7a isoform X5 produces MKHGCFTVWFSVWRNKRPLHRVAPFLYIRLSQPERYEELYCFSYKPNVDEKERQQEWDFLDLRAEYTRMGIPNSLWKLSLVNRHYKVSDTYPAELFVPQSTTQSVITGSSKFRSRGRFPTLSYYCKENHATICRSSQPLSGFSARCLEDEQMLEAILRSNPRSDFMYVVDTRPKLNAMANRAAGKGYENEDNYSHIKFQFVAIENIHVMRSSQQKMLEVCKQRSPSMSDFLEGLESSGWLKHIKAVLDAGILIAKAIAEEGVSVLVHCSDGWDRTAQVCSVACVLLDPYYRTIKGLMVLIEKDWISFGHKFSHRCSHLVGDPKEVSPIIDQFLECVWQLMEQFPCAFEFNERFLITIHSHIYSCQYGNFIGNNQQGRVELGLQERTHSLWRYLWSNRADYTNPLYRPDQSQAQGLLRPSTAPCWFKFWGRLYNRFDHGMHPRQSVEEYLRAIKEETEQLEELLASHRRKISKLEEKQARNRTPKATYDKSPTAWFIGHDLVLANTPQDYTSGFLTSSTCQLKTPCSSLTLSPQDFSKTYDSSHSNGSDRESGIADLSCRSPFSEESTRDQDSDDDAYSAA; encoded by the exons ATGAAACATGG gtGCTTCACAGTTTGGTTTTCAGTGTGGAGAAACAAGCGGCCTCTTCATCGGGTTGCCCCCTTCTTATACATT CGGCTCTCCCAGCCAG AACGTTATGAAGAGCTGTATTGCTTTTCTTATAAACCAAATGTTGATGAGAAGGAGAGACAGCAGGAATGGGACTTCTTGGACCTCAGAGCTGAGTACACCAGAATGGGAATCCCAAACTCCCTTTGGAAACTCTCCTTAGTAAACCGGCACTACAAG gtgagTGACACTTACCCTGCTGAACTTTTTGTACCACAGTCAACAACTCAATCAGTCATCACAGGAAGCTCCAAGTTCAGAAGCAGAGGACGATTTCCAACTCTTTCATACTACTGCAAAGAAAACCAT GCCACCATCTGCCGCAGCAGCCAACCCCTTTCAGGCTTCAGTGCTCGTTGCCTGGAGGATGAGCAGATGCTGGAGGCCATACTGAGGTCCAATCCCCGCAGTGACTTCATGTATGTGGTGGACACCAGACCCAAG TTAAATGCAATGGCAAATCGAGCAGCAGGAAAAGGCTATGAAAATGAGGACAACTACTCCCACATTAAATTCCAGTTCGTCGCCATCGAGAACATCCATGTGATGAGGAGCAGCCAACAAAAAATGCTGGAAG TGTGTAAGCAGCGTTCCCCCTCCATGTCTGACTTCCTGGAAGGCCTCGAGAGCTCGGGCTGGCTGAAGCACATCAAGGCTGTGTTGGATGCAGGCATCCTCATCGCGAAG GCCATTGCAGAGGAGGGTGTCAGCGTCCTGGTTCACTGTTCAGATGGTTGGGACCGAACTGCTCAGGTGTGCTCTGTGGCCTGTGTGCTGTTGGATCCATACTACCGGACCATCAAAGGACTTATG GTTCTCATCGAGAAAGACTGGATCTCATTCGGTCACAAGTTTTCTCACAG ATGCAGCCACCTAGTTGGAGACCCCAAAGAAGTGTCTCCCATTATTGATCAGTTCTTGGAGTGTGTGTGGCAACTGATGGAGCAGTTTCCCTGCGCCTTTGAATTCAATGAAAGGTTTCTGATCACCATTCATAGCCACATCTACTCCTGCCAGTATGGCAACTTCATTGGCAACAACCAGCAGGGAAGGGTAGAACTTGG GCTCCAAGAGCGGACCCACTCTCTGTGGCGTTATCTGTGGTCAAATCGGGCAGACTACACCAACCCCTTATACAGACCAGACCAAAGCCAGGCGCAGGGACTCCTTCGGCCATCTACCGCCCCCTGTTGGTTCAA ATTTTGGGGTCGGTTGTACAACCGGTTTGATCACGGGATGCATCCTCGTCAGTCTGTAGAGGAATACCTGCGGGCCATTAAAGAGGAAACCGAACAGTTAGAGGAGCTGCTCGCCTCACACAGACGG AAAATTTCTAAACTGGAGGAGAAGCAGGCGAGGAATCGTACCCCAAAAGCCACCTATGATAAAAGCCCGACAGCCTGGTTTATTGGTCATGATCTGGTCCTGGCAAACACCCCTCAAGATTACACATCAGGCTTCCTCACCAGCAGCACCTGTCAGCTCAAGACACCATGCAGCAGCTTGACCCTCTCACCCCAAGACTTCAGCAAAACATACGACTCCAGTCACTCCAACGGCAGTGACCGTGAGTCTGGGATAGCGGATCTGAGCTGCCGTTCGCCCTTTAGCGAGGAGAGCACCAGAGATCAAGACTCTGACGATGATGCCTACTCAGCTGCCTAA
- the mtmr7a gene encoding myotubularin-related protein 7a isoform X2, with protein sequence MEHIRLPKLWNKHPVNIEKGSSSGSHVDFIAGGRFCVSCVNCSATAVSEVEKVRLLDRMFSKRSRVGTLYLTATHTIFVENEGGFRNETWVLHSLVFSVEKQAASSSGCPLLIHCKNFQVLHFVIAQERECHDVFVSLQRLSQPERYEELYCFSYKPNVDEKERQQEWDFLDLRAEYTRMGIPNSLWKLSLVNRHYKVSDTYPAELFVPQSTTQSVITGSSKFRSRGRFPTLSYYCKENHATICRSSQPLSGFSARCLEDEQMLEAILRSNPRSDFMYVVDTRPKLNAMANRAAGKGYENEDNYSHIKFQFVAIENIHVMRSSQQKMLEVCKQRSPSMSDFLEGLESSGWLKHIKAVLDAGILIAKAIAEEGVSVLVHCSDGWDRTAQVCSVACVLLDPYYRTIKGLMVLIEKDWISFGHKFSHRCSHLVGDPKEVSPIIDQFLECVWQLMEQFPCAFEFNERFLITIHSHIYSCQYGNFIGNNQQGRVELGLQERTHSLWRYLWSNRADYTNPLYRPDQSQAQGLLRPSTAPCWFKFWGRLYNRFDHGMHPRQSVEEYLRAIKEETEQLEELLASHRRKISKLEEKQARNRTPKATYDKSPTAWFIGHDLVLANTPQDYTSGFLTSSTCQLKTPCSSLTLSPQDFSKTYDSSHSNGSDRESGIADLSCRSPFSEESTRDQDSDDDAYSAA encoded by the exons ATGGAGCACATCCGACTTCCGAAG TTATGGAACAAACATCCAGTCAATATTGAAAAGGGGTCAAGTAGCGGGAGCCACGTCGACTTCATAGCCGGGGGGCGTTTCTGTGTCTCCTGTGTCAACTGCAGTGCAACTGCAGTGTCAGAG GTGGAGAAGGTCAGGCTGCTGGACAGAATGTTCAGCAAAAGGAGCAGGGTGGGCACCCTCTATCTCACCGCCACCCACACCATCTTCGTGGAGAATGAGGGTGGATTTCGCAATGAAACATGG gtGCTTCACAGTTTGGTTTTCAGTGTGGAGAAACAAGCGGCCTCTTCATCGGGTTGCCCCCTTCTTATACATTGTAAAAACTTCCAGGTTCTACATTTTGTCATTGCTCAAGAGCGAGAGTGCCATGATGTATTTGTGTCTCTGCAGCGGCTCTCCCAGCCAG AACGTTATGAAGAGCTGTATTGCTTTTCTTATAAACCAAATGTTGATGAGAAGGAGAGACAGCAGGAATGGGACTTCTTGGACCTCAGAGCTGAGTACACCAGAATGGGAATCCCAAACTCCCTTTGGAAACTCTCCTTAGTAAACCGGCACTACAAG gtgagTGACACTTACCCTGCTGAACTTTTTGTACCACAGTCAACAACTCAATCAGTCATCACAGGAAGCTCCAAGTTCAGAAGCAGAGGACGATTTCCAACTCTTTCATACTACTGCAAAGAAAACCAT GCCACCATCTGCCGCAGCAGCCAACCCCTTTCAGGCTTCAGTGCTCGTTGCCTGGAGGATGAGCAGATGCTGGAGGCCATACTGAGGTCCAATCCCCGCAGTGACTTCATGTATGTGGTGGACACCAGACCCAAG TTAAATGCAATGGCAAATCGAGCAGCAGGAAAAGGCTATGAAAATGAGGACAACTACTCCCACATTAAATTCCAGTTCGTCGCCATCGAGAACATCCATGTGATGAGGAGCAGCCAACAAAAAATGCTGGAAG TGTGTAAGCAGCGTTCCCCCTCCATGTCTGACTTCCTGGAAGGCCTCGAGAGCTCGGGCTGGCTGAAGCACATCAAGGCTGTGTTGGATGCAGGCATCCTCATCGCGAAG GCCATTGCAGAGGAGGGTGTCAGCGTCCTGGTTCACTGTTCAGATGGTTGGGACCGAACTGCTCAGGTGTGCTCTGTGGCCTGTGTGCTGTTGGATCCATACTACCGGACCATCAAAGGACTTATG GTTCTCATCGAGAAAGACTGGATCTCATTCGGTCACAAGTTTTCTCACAG ATGCAGCCACCTAGTTGGAGACCCCAAAGAAGTGTCTCCCATTATTGATCAGTTCTTGGAGTGTGTGTGGCAACTGATGGAGCAGTTTCCCTGCGCCTTTGAATTCAATGAAAGGTTTCTGATCACCATTCATAGCCACATCTACTCCTGCCAGTATGGCAACTTCATTGGCAACAACCAGCAGGGAAGGGTAGAACTTGG GCTCCAAGAGCGGACCCACTCTCTGTGGCGTTATCTGTGGTCAAATCGGGCAGACTACACCAACCCCTTATACAGACCAGACCAAAGCCAGGCGCAGGGACTCCTTCGGCCATCTACCGCCCCCTGTTGGTTCAA ATTTTGGGGTCGGTTGTACAACCGGTTTGATCACGGGATGCATCCTCGTCAGTCTGTAGAGGAATACCTGCGGGCCATTAAAGAGGAAACCGAACAGTTAGAGGAGCTGCTCGCCTCACACAGACGG AAAATTTCTAAACTGGAGGAGAAGCAGGCGAGGAATCGTACCCCAAAAGCCACCTATGATAAAAGCCCGACAGCCTGGTTTATTGGTCATGATCTGGTCCTGGCAAACACCCCTCAAGATTACACATCAGGCTTCCTCACCAGCAGCACCTGTCAGCTCAAGACACCATGCAGCAGCTTGACCCTCTCACCCCAAGACTTCAGCAAAACATACGACTCCAGTCACTCCAACGGCAGTGACCGTGAGTCTGGGATAGCGGATCTGAGCTGCCGTTCGCCCTTTAGCGAGGAGAGCACCAGAGATCAAGACTCTGACGATGATGCCTACTCAGCTGCCTAA